In the Sediminibacter sp. Hel_I_10 genome, one interval contains:
- a CDS encoding PrsW family intramembrane metalloprotease, protein MNLLLLAIAPVFIVITYIYYKDLYEKEPIGLMLVSFLLGAIVSIIITTLIYSATDIVVPLTDEFSVPQQFFKAFLIVGLTEEFSKYIIVRFFNQPKKDFNEPFDGIVYAVMVSMGFAATENLFYVMQGGVSTAILRAFTAVPAHATFGILMGYFMGKAKFSKNRMVLNLCGLALAMVFHGFYDFFLFINFIPGIWIGAFISLFIGIILSWKAIKRHQEASHFKIED, encoded by the coding sequence ATCAATTTACTACTGCTAGCCATCGCCCCTGTCTTTATAGTCATCACCTACATTTACTATAAAGATCTGTATGAGAAAGAACCTATTGGTCTAATGTTGGTAAGTTTCCTTTTGGGAGCCATCGTAAGCATTATCATTACTACTTTAATCTATTCTGCGACCGATATTGTAGTTCCGCTGACAGATGAATTTAGTGTCCCTCAGCAATTTTTCAAAGCCTTCCTCATTGTGGGGCTTACTGAAGAATTTAGCAAATACATTATCGTTCGATTTTTTAACCAACCTAAGAAAGACTTTAATGAGCCGTTTGACGGTATCGTGTATGCCGTCATGGTATCTATGGGCTTCGCCGCAACAGAAAACTTATTTTACGTTATGCAAGGCGGCGTTTCAACAGCTATTTTAAGAGCTTTTACGGCAGTGCCCGCTCATGCTACTTTTGGGATTTTGATGGGCTACTTTATGGGGAAAGCAAAATTTTCAAAAAATAGAATGGTCTTAAATCTCTGCGGATTAGCATTAGCAATGGTCTTTCATGGGTTTTATGATTTCTTCTTATTCATTAACTTTATTCCAGGTATATGGATTGGAGCCTTCATTTCTCTTTTTATCGGTATTATATTGTCTTGGAAGGCCATTAAAAGGCATCAGGAAGCATCACATTTTAAAATTGAGGATTAA
- a CDS encoding ATP-binding cassette domain-containing protein: MKLVITNLTKTYKNGVKAIDDLNLTIGTGMFGLLGPNGAGKSSLMRTIATLQSPDSGTVTFGEINVLEDKMALRKVLGYLPQSFGVYPKMSAEDLLDYFATLKGISSKTERQALVKEVLDITNLYDVRKKHVAGYSGGMKQRFGIAQLLLNNPKLIIVDEPTAGLDPAERHRFLNVLREVGTNCTVIFSTHIVEDVKELCNDMAILNGGRILKQATPSQARKELIGQIWTKIIDRDDLEAHEAQFNVLSSNYNEDNSLNIRVHAPEQPDVAFKAAEPQLDDVYFIALKQDEPVLS, translated from the coding sequence ATGAAGCTAGTCATTACAAATCTCACAAAAACTTACAAAAATGGAGTTAAAGCCATTGATGACCTTAACTTAACTATAGGAACAGGCATGTTTGGCTTGCTAGGCCCTAATGGTGCTGGTAAATCTTCATTGATGCGAACTATTGCTACTTTACAAAGTCCAGACTCTGGAACCGTCACTTTTGGAGAGATCAACGTTTTAGAAGATAAAATGGCACTACGAAAAGTGCTAGGATATTTACCTCAATCCTTTGGAGTGTATCCTAAGATGTCTGCGGAAGATTTGCTGGATTATTTTGCAACGCTTAAGGGCATCAGTTCTAAAACGGAAAGACAAGCTCTGGTTAAAGAGGTTTTGGATATTACAAATCTTTACGATGTACGAAAAAAACATGTGGCCGGTTACTCTGGAGGTATGAAACAACGTTTTGGTATTGCGCAATTGTTGCTTAACAATCCAAAATTAATTATTGTAGATGAGCCTACTGCAGGGTTGGACCCCGCAGAGCGTCATCGATTTTTAAATGTGTTAAGAGAAGTAGGCACCAACTGTACCGTGATTTTCTCAACCCATATTGTTGAAGATGTTAAAGAATTATGTAATGACATGGCCATATTAAATGGCGGACGCATCTTAAAACAAGCAACACCAAGTCAAGCAAGAAAGGAGCTGATTGGTCAAATTTGGACTAAAATTATAGACCGAGACGATCTTGAGGCTCATGAAGCCCAGTTTAATGTACTGTCTTCAAATTATAATGAAGACAATTCACTAAATATAAGAGTACACGCTCCTGAACAACCTGATGTGGCGTTTAAGGCCGCTGAACCGCAATTAGACGATGTGTATTTTATTGCTTTAAAACAAGACGAGCCTGTATTAAGCTAA
- a CDS encoding NUDIX domain-containing protein — MEDLIDVLTKTGQPTGDIAPKLQVHQKGLYHNTAHIWFYTADGDILLQQRSATKTICPLLWDVSVAGHVDAGETVRQAAVREIREEIGAHISETELQKIGVFQCFNSYPNGLLDNEFHHTFIAKTKVKLEDFVPQETEVEALKYVSIAQFHDILKSIGKNNHFVPTNKTYYQFVIDRIVQAIESNL, encoded by the coding sequence ATGGAGGATTTAATTGACGTTCTCACCAAAACAGGGCAGCCCACGGGTGACATAGCTCCAAAATTACAGGTACACCAAAAAGGCTTATACCATAACACGGCTCATATTTGGTTTTATACGGCCGATGGTGATATTCTGCTTCAACAGCGTTCTGCAACTAAAACTATTTGTCCTTTGCTTTGGGATGTTTCGGTAGCTGGACATGTAGATGCAGGAGAGACTGTAAGGCAAGCTGCAGTAAGAGAAATTAGAGAGGAAATTGGAGCCCATATTTCAGAAACCGAGTTACAAAAAATCGGCGTATTTCAATGTTTCAATAGTTATCCCAACGGTTTGTTGGATAATGAATTTCATCATACTTTTATTGCCAAAACCAAAGTGAAGTTAGAAGATTTTGTGCCTCAAGAAACAGAGGTTGAAGCCTTAAAATACGTTAGTATTGCTCAATTTCATGACATTCTAAAATCCATAGGGAAAAACAATCATTTTGTACCAACCAATAAAACCTATTATCAATTTGTCATAGACCGCATCGTCCAGGCGATTGAATCAAACTTATAG
- a CDS encoding DUF4294 domain-containing protein yields the protein MKQLVYILLMFPVMLSAQIEPVETDSTDIQYIYIKGDSIPKTTIDLHEILLLHKLKFKNKEERIRYLILRRKTLKVYPYAKLAADRLTTLNERLATLDRKRDQKRYAKKIQSYIEDEFSTELKKLTKTEGQILVKLIHRQTGTTTFDLIKELRSGWRAFWFNTTASLFDISLKEEFNPMLVEEDFLIEDILERAFQQRLLERQEPAIVFDFYDLTDKWLSNKASTESKK from the coding sequence ATGAAACAATTAGTTTACATCTTACTCATGTTTCCAGTGATGCTCTCTGCTCAAATAGAACCTGTAGAAACAGACTCTACCGATATTCAATATATTTATATTAAAGGCGATTCTATACCAAAAACGACCATTGACCTTCACGAAATATTGTTGCTGCACAAACTTAAATTCAAAAATAAGGAGGAGCGCATCAGGTATTTGATTCTTAGAAGAAAAACATTAAAAGTTTATCCTTATGCTAAATTGGCAGCAGATAGACTGACCACTCTAAATGAACGTCTGGCCACCTTAGATCGTAAGCGCGATCAAAAACGATATGCTAAAAAAATTCAGAGTTATATAGAAGATGAATTCTCTACCGAATTAAAGAAACTCACTAAAACAGAAGGTCAAATTTTGGTAAAATTGATTCATCGTCAAACAGGTACAACAACGTTTGATTTAATTAAAGAACTTCGTAGCGGCTGGCGGGCCTTTTGGTTTAATACCACGGCGAGTCTATTTGATATTTCTCTAAAAGAGGAATTTAATCCCATGCTTGTTGAAGAAGATTTCTTAATTGAGGATATTTTGGAGCGAGCCTTTCAACAACGTCTATTGGAGCGTCAAGAACCTGCCATAGTCTTTGATTTTTACGACCTCACAGATAAATGGCTGAGTAACAAGGCCTCTACAGAATCAAAAAAATAA
- a CDS encoding DUF4397 domain-containing protein, giving the protein MKQKDFFLTIFVIFIALCSFGQTARVQAIHNSADLAAQTVDVYLNDEIFLNDFEFRTATPFTDAPAGIPINIKIAPGNSTSSADFIYEINPTLVDGETYIMVADGNVSTEGYVENANFSIEVYATGREAASQTGNTDILVHHGVTDAPTVDINEVTGPSVLVDDISFPEFAMDYLELPTADYIINVSTADGATVVEEYSAPLSTLMLDDAAITVLASGFLDPSANSDGPAFGLWAATAAGGALVELPVTEEDETARVQVIHNSADLAAQTVDVYLNDEILLDDFEFRTATPFIDAPAGTPINIKVAPGTSTSSADFIYEINPTLADGETYILVADGNVSTEGYVANANFSIEVYAMGREAASQTGNTDILVHHGATDAPTVDINEVTGPSVLVDDISFPEFAMDYLELPTADYTINVSTADGSTVVEEYSAPLSTLMLDDAAITVLASGFLDPSANSDGPAFGLWAATAAGGALVELPVTEEDEMARVQVIHNSADLAAQTVDVYLNDEILLDDFEFRTATPFIDAPAATPINIKVAPGTSTSSADFIYEINPTLADGETYILVADGNVSTEGYIANANFSIEVYAMGREAASQTGNTDILVHHGATDAPTVDINEVTGPSVLVDDISFPEFAMDYLELPTADYIINVSTADGATVVEEYSAPLSTLMLDDAAITVLASGFLDPSANSDGPAFGLWAATAAGGALVELPTTSLSVLNFENFAIDVFPNPVKDYLNINLEKDIESELYVFDMSGRTVFNKTLKMVNKISVKDLSNGTYIFKISNSNGSESVKINVMH; this is encoded by the coding sequence ATGAAACAAAAAGACTTTTTTTTAACAATTTTCGTAATTTTTATAGCGTTATGTAGTTTTGGTCAAACCGCCAGAGTACAAGCTATTCATAATTCTGCAGATCTAGCGGCTCAAACAGTCGACGTCTATTTAAATGATGAGATATTCCTTAATGATTTTGAGTTTAGAACGGCAACACCATTTACAGATGCGCCTGCGGGGATCCCCATCAACATCAAGATTGCTCCAGGAAACAGTACTTCCAGTGCTGACTTTATTTATGAGATCAATCCTACCTTGGTAGATGGTGAGACCTATATTATGGTGGCAGATGGTAATGTAAGTACAGAAGGCTACGTTGAGAACGCCAATTTCAGTATAGAGGTTTATGCAACGGGTAGAGAAGCTGCCTCACAAACCGGCAACACCGATATTTTGGTTCATCATGGGGTCACAGATGCTCCAACGGTCGATATCAATGAGGTTACAGGACCATCGGTATTGGTAGATGATATCTCCTTTCCTGAATTTGCAATGGATTATCTTGAACTTCCAACGGCAGATTATATCATCAACGTGAGCACAGCAGATGGGGCAACAGTGGTTGAGGAGTACAGCGCTCCATTGAGTACCTTGATGTTGGACGATGCTGCCATCACGGTCTTGGCCAGTGGTTTTTTAGATCCAAGTGCTAATAGTGACGGACCTGCATTTGGGCTATGGGCGGCTACCGCAGCTGGTGGCGCACTTGTGGAGTTACCAGTAACAGAAGAAGATGAAACGGCCAGAGTACAGGTCATTCATAATTCTGCCGATTTAGCGGCTCAAACAGTTGACGTCTATTTAAATGACGAGATATTACTTGATGATTTTGAGTTTAGAACGGCAACACCATTTATAGATGCACCTGCGGGAACACCAATAAACATTAAGGTTGCCCCGGGAACAAGTACTTCAAGTGCTGACTTCATTTATGAGATCAATCCTACCTTGGCAGATGGTGAGACCTATATCTTGGTGGCAGACGGTAACGTAAGTACAGAAGGCTATGTTGCGAACGCGAATTTCAGTATAGAGGTTTATGCCATGGGTAGAGAAGCTGCCTCGCAAACTGGCAACACCGATATTTTGGTCCATCATGGGGCCACAGATGCTCCAACGGTCGATATCAACGAGGTTACAGGACCATCGGTATTGGTAGATGATATCTCCTTTCCTGAATTTGCAATGGATTATCTTGAACTTCCAACGGCAGATTATACCATCAACGTGAGCACAGCAGATGGGTCTACAGTGGTTGAGGAGTACAGCGCTCCATTGAGTACCTTGATGTTGGACGATGCTGCCATCACGGTCTTGGCCAGTGGTTTTTTAGATCCTAGTGCTAATAGTGACGGACCTGCATTTGGGCTATGGGCGGCTACCGCAGCTGGTGGCGCACTTGTGGAGTTACCCGTAACAGAAGAAGATGAAATGGCCAGAGTACAGGTCATTCACAATTCTGCCGATTTAGCGGCTCAAACAGTTGACGTCTATTTAAATGACGAGATATTACTTGATGATTTTGAGTTTAGAACGGCAACACCATTTATAGATGCACCTGCGGCAACACCAATAAACATTAAGGTTGCCCCGGGAACAAGTACTTCAAGTGCTGACTTCATTTATGAGATCAATCCTACCTTGGCAGATGGAGAGACCTATATCTTGGTGGCAGACGGCAACGTAAGTACAGAAGGCTATATTGCGAACGCGAATTTCAGTATAGAGGTTTATGCAATGGGTAGAGAAGCTGCCTCACAAACTGGCAACACCGATATTTTGGTTCATCATGGGGCCACAGATGCTCCAACGGTCGATATCAACGAGGTTACAGGACCATCGGTATTGGTAGATGATATCTCCTTTCCTGAATTTGCAATGGATTATCTTGAACTTCCAACGGCAGATTATATCATCAACGTGAGCACAGCAGATGGGGCAACAGTGGTTGAGGAGTACAGCGCTCCATTGAGTACCTTGATGTTGGACGATGCTGCAATTACGGTATTGGCCAGTGGTTTTTTAGATCCAAGTGCCAATAGTGACGGACCTGCATTTGGATTATGGGCGGCTACCGCAGCTGGCGGCGCACTTGTGGAGTTACCGACAACTTCTCTAAGTGTTCTTAATTTCGAGAATTTTGCAATTGATGTCTTTCCAAATCCTGTAAAAGATTATCTGAATATTAATTTGGAAAAAGATATCGAATCAGAATTATATGTTTTTGATATGTCTGGTAGAACTGTTTTCAATAAGACTTTAAAAATGGTGAATAAGATATCTGTAAAAGATTTGTCTAACGGCACATATATTTTTAAGATTTCAAACAGCAATGGAAGTGAATCTGTGAAAATAAATGTTATGCATTAG
- a CDS encoding M1 family aminopeptidase: protein MFSTIFFHEIKYWLKKPAFYIYMAIFFLLALFLAATSAGIFDSITATTGSSRIVNAPLGVTNMFNGLTVFIFFLFPSIIGVTIYRDFKSDMHTILYSYPFTKANYLFAKFFSGITIVTCIVLTIGVGMFIGFRLPGTNADIVGAFDIKSYFDAYWLFILPNILLFGAIIFAVVTFTRNVAAGFITVILLLFVQGFTESLLSDPDNRYLSALLDPFGGAASAYYTRYWTVAEQNELHIPIKEVILYNRLIWLGVASIVFGLVYKFFSFSQNAMTISLFKKEKGERSTKRNFGGITRINLPKVNFNYSWVQNLKTTWKLSTIDFKYIVKSWPFISIVLVGLIIVLIALSDFSNPFATPTYPKTWRMLQGGGAFVIAINICAFLYAGMLVNRSKTANMNGIVDVTPVPNWTLFMSKFIAIIKMQLLLLSVVMVAGILFQMYQGYYDFEIGLYIKELFGLKFINYMIWAFLALMVQTLIRNPYLGLFVLIVLSIGIPLLSLAGVEQPVFKYNEGPGFDYNDMNGYGDSLSRYLLYKGYWFLAGLLLLIVTALFWVRGLPNSFRERLKIAKSRFQLPIAISAAVLLIAFLSLGFTIYKETNQENESYSSKEREELQVKWEKTYKKYEDYNQPRIISVKLDLDLFPKQRDFKAAGDYMMVNKTETPIDSIFLNHNDYPSTFTFDKENSLVLEDTIFNFDIYELKSPLMPGDSMTLHFEIKNKPNTLFKTYSPIVSNGTFVNNMELFPNLGYSGGELTDDKTREKYDLPPNDLKPNPSDSTALGNTYISKDSDWIDFEATVSTSEDQIAIAPGYLQKEWKEDGRRYFNYKMDSKILNFYAFNSAAYEVKKDKWNDVDLEIYYHKGHEYNLDRMMEGMKASLAYNTENFSPYQHRQLRIVEFPSGSFAQSFPNTIPFAGDAGFIANVDDSEEGGIDYTYAITVHEVAHQWWAHQVIGADVLGATMLSESLSEYVALKVLEKELGKPQMRKFLKKSLDDYLTQRTFERKRENALMYNDGQGYIRYQKGSLVFYAMSDYIGEDKLNNALKKYVEKVKFQDPPYTTSIDMVNHIREVTPDSLQYVIKDMFETITLYDNRVVDVSSSEMENGKYKVDIEFNVSKYRNDEKGKRFYSEEGRDSISFIPEGKTKPIVSLPLKDYIDIGIFTEHEVDGVMKEKELYLKKHKITSIDNNISIIVDEKPTEVGVDPYNKLIDTRSDDNRQKL, encoded by the coding sequence ATGTTTTCTACCATATTTTTTCACGAAATTAAATATTGGCTAAAGAAGCCAGCCTTTTATATTTACATGGCCATCTTCTTTCTGCTCGCGCTTTTCTTGGCGGCTACTTCCGCAGGAATTTTTGATAGTATTACCGCAACAACAGGATCTTCGAGAATTGTTAATGCACCTTTAGGCGTTACCAATATGTTTAACGGATTGACTGTTTTTATTTTCTTTCTATTTCCATCCATCATTGGTGTTACCATTTATCGTGATTTTAAAAGCGATATGCATACCATTTTGTATTCCTACCCATTTACAAAAGCCAATTATCTATTTGCTAAATTTTTTAGTGGCATCACCATTGTCACGTGTATTGTGCTAACTATTGGCGTGGGTATGTTTATTGGTTTTAGATTGCCAGGAACCAATGCAGACATCGTAGGCGCTTTTGACATCAAGTCTTATTTTGACGCCTATTGGCTATTTATTTTACCAAATATTTTGCTCTTTGGAGCTATAATTTTTGCTGTAGTGACGTTTACAAGAAATGTCGCTGCAGGTTTTATCACTGTTATTCTCTTACTATTCGTTCAGGGATTTACAGAAAGTTTATTGTCTGATCCAGATAATCGATACTTGTCTGCTTTATTAGATCCTTTTGGAGGTGCAGCTTCTGCGTATTACACGAGATATTGGACGGTTGCCGAACAAAATGAACTTCACATTCCTATTAAAGAGGTGATTCTCTATAATCGATTGATTTGGTTAGGTGTGGCCAGTATTGTTTTTGGCTTGGTCTATAAGTTTTTCAGCTTTAGTCAAAATGCGATGACTATTTCACTCTTCAAAAAAGAAAAAGGAGAACGCTCCACCAAGCGTAATTTTGGTGGCATTACCAGAATCAATCTTCCTAAGGTTAATTTTAATTACTCGTGGGTTCAAAATTTAAAAACGACGTGGAAACTATCAACTATTGATTTTAAATATATCGTAAAAAGTTGGCCATTTATAAGTATTGTGCTGGTTGGACTTATTATTGTTTTAATTGCACTTTCAGATTTCAGTAATCCTTTTGCTACGCCTACCTATCCCAAAACTTGGCGTATGCTACAAGGTGGTGGTGCCTTTGTAATTGCTATAAACATTTGTGCATTTTTATATGCAGGAATGTTGGTAAACCGGAGCAAAACTGCGAACATGAACGGTATTGTAGATGTAACTCCAGTGCCAAACTGGACGCTGTTTATGTCCAAATTTATTGCCATAATAAAGATGCAATTACTCTTGTTATCTGTAGTTATGGTTGCAGGAATATTGTTCCAAATGTATCAAGGCTATTATGACTTTGAAATTGGTCTCTACATCAAAGAACTTTTTGGTTTAAAGTTTATCAATTATATGATATGGGCCTTTTTGGCACTTATGGTGCAAACCCTGATTAGAAACCCTTATTTGGGACTGTTTGTGCTTATTGTGTTGTCTATTGGTATCCCATTATTATCATTAGCAGGAGTAGAACAGCCTGTTTTTAAATATAATGAAGGACCAGGATTTGATTATAATGATATGAATGGTTACGGAGATTCTTTAAGCAGATACTTGCTCTACAAAGGCTATTGGTTTTTAGCAGGCTTATTATTGTTGATCGTTACTGCTTTATTTTGGGTACGTGGTTTGCCAAATTCATTTAGGGAGCGACTCAAAATAGCTAAATCGAGATTTCAATTGCCCATAGCTATATCTGCCGCTGTATTATTAATTGCCTTTTTATCATTGGGGTTCACCATTTATAAAGAAACCAATCAGGAAAATGAGAGCTATTCTTCAAAGGAACGTGAAGAATTACAAGTGAAATGGGAAAAAACCTATAAAAAATACGAAGATTACAATCAACCCAGAATCATTTCGGTTAAGTTGGATTTGGATCTTTTTCCGAAGCAAAGAGATTTCAAGGCCGCTGGAGATTATATGATGGTGAATAAAACAGAAACGCCTATCGATAGTATTTTTCTTAACCATAATGACTATCCAAGTACCTTTACATTTGATAAGGAAAATAGCTTGGTCTTAGAAGATACTATTTTCAATTTTGATATATATGAACTTAAGAGTCCGTTAATGCCCGGTGATAGCATGACCTTGCATTTTGAGATTAAGAATAAGCCCAATACCTTATTTAAAACGTATTCACCCATTGTAAGTAACGGGACGTTTGTAAATAACATGGAACTTTTTCCAAACTTAGGATATAGCGGTGGAGAGTTAACAGACGACAAAACTCGTGAAAAGTATGATTTACCGCCAAATGATCTTAAGCCAAATCCTTCAGATTCTACGGCATTAGGGAATACTTACATTTCAAAAGATAGTGATTGGATCGATTTTGAGGCCACGGTTAGTACTTCCGAAGATCAAATTGCCATTGCTCCAGGATATCTTCAAAAAGAATGGAAAGAGGACGGGCGTCGCTATTTTAATTATAAAATGGACAGTAAAATCTTAAATTTTTACGCGTTTAATTCTGCAGCATATGAAGTAAAAAAAGACAAATGGAACGATGTTGATTTAGAAATTTATTACCATAAAGGTCATGAATACAACTTAGATCGAATGATGGAAGGGATGAAAGCTTCATTGGCTTATAACACTGAGAATTTTAGTCCGTATCAACACCGTCAACTGCGTATTGTGGAGTTTCCTAGCGGAAGTTTTGCGCAGTCCTTTCCTAATACCATTCCATTTGCAGGTGATGCCGGTTTTATTGCCAATGTAGATGATAGTGAAGAAGGAGGGATCGATTATACCTATGCCATCACGGTTCATGAAGTGGCGCACCAATGGTGGGCACACCAGGTTATTGGAGCCGATGTTTTGGGAGCGACTATGCTGTCTGAAAGTTTATCAGAATATGTAGCGCTAAAAGTGTTGGAAAAGGAACTTGGGAAACCTCAAATGCGAAAGTTTCTTAAAAAGTCTTTAGATGATTATCTCACCCAGCGCACTTTTGAACGTAAACGTGAAAATGCACTGATGTATAACGACGGGCAAGGTTATATTCGATATCAAAAAGGATCTCTCGTATTTTATGCGATGAGTGATTATATTGGTGAGGATAAATTAAATAATGCTCTTAAAAAATATGTAGAGAAAGTCAAATTTCAAGACCCACCGTATACCACTTCTATAGATATGGTCAATCATATTAGAGAAGTCACTCCAGACAGCTTGCAATATGTAATTAAGGATATGTTTGAAACCATAACCCTTTATGATAATAGAGTAGTGGATGTGTCTTCTTCGGAAATGGAGAATGGTAAGTACAAGGTGGATATTGAATTTAACGTGAGCAAATATCGAAATGACGAAAAAGGAAAACGTTTTTACTCTGAAGAAGGGAGAGATAGTATTTCTTTTATTCCTGAAGGAAAAACCAAGCCTATAGTGTCCTTACCATTAAAAGACTATATTGATATTGGGATTTTTACAGAGCATGAAGTGGATGGCGTGATGAAGGAAAAAGAGTTGTATTTAAAGAAACATAAAATCACGAGTATCGATAATAATATTTCTATAATCGTTGATGAAAAGCCTACTGAGGTTGGAGTTGACCCTTATAATAAATTGATTGATACAAGGTCTGACGATAACAGACAAAAATTATAA
- a CDS encoding M42 family metallopeptidase produces MATKSILNKKSLEFLENYLNNAAPTGYEWTGQKLWMDYLKPYVDEFITDTYGTAVGIINPKAKYKVVIEGHADEISWYVNYISDNGMIYVIRNGGSDHQIAPSKIVNIHTKNGIVKGVFGWPAIHTRDKSKEEAPKPENIFIDCGCNTKEEVEALGVHVGCVITYPDTFHILNKDKFVCRALDNRMGGFMIAEVARLLKENKKELPFGLYITNSVQEEIGLRGAQMITERIKPNVAIVTDVTHDTTTPMIERKKEGELQMGKGPVVAYAPAVQQKLRDLITDTAEKNKIPFQRSALSRATGTDTDAFAYSNGGVASALISLPLRYMHTTVEMVHRDDVENVIKMIYETLLNIKDGDTFSYFD; encoded by the coding sequence ATGGCTACAAAAAGCATACTCAATAAAAAATCATTAGAATTCTTAGAAAACTACCTCAATAATGCTGCTCCAACAGGTTATGAATGGACTGGTCAAAAATTGTGGATGGACTATCTCAAACCTTATGTGGACGAGTTTATTACTGATACCTATGGAACTGCGGTAGGCATCATCAACCCAAAGGCCAAATACAAGGTCGTTATTGAAGGACATGCCGATGAAATTTCTTGGTATGTAAATTATATTTCTGACAATGGAATGATTTACGTCATTCGTAACGGTGGTAGTGATCATCAAATTGCACCAAGTAAGATTGTAAATATTCACACAAAAAATGGCATTGTTAAGGGTGTTTTTGGCTGGCCAGCTATCCATACAAGGGACAAATCGAAAGAAGAAGCTCCAAAACCAGAAAACATATTTATAGATTGTGGTTGTAATACTAAAGAAGAAGTGGAAGCATTAGGCGTTCACGTAGGTTGTGTGATTACGTATCCAGACACTTTTCATATTCTTAATAAGGATAAATTTGTATGCCGTGCTTTAGATAATAGAATGGGCGGATTCATGATTGCAGAAGTAGCCAGACTCTTAAAAGAAAACAAAAAAGAATTGCCGTTTGGATTGTATATCACCAATTCGGTACAAGAAGAAATAGGATTACGAGGCGCACAAATGATTACCGAGCGCATCAAGCCAAATGTTGCTATAGTCACAGATGTGACCCATGACACCACCACACCAATGATCGAAAGAAAAAAAGAAGGTGAATTGCAAATGGGTAAAGGACCTGTAGTTGCTTATGCGCCTGCTGTACAGCAAAAATTACGTGATTTGATTACAGATACTGCTGAAAAGAACAAGATTCCTTTTCAACGTTCTGCTTTGTCAAGAGCTACAGGAACTGATACAGATGCCTTTGCATATAGTAACGGTGGTGTGGCTTCTGCCTTAATCTCTTTACCATTACGTTATATGCATACCACTGTTGAAATGGTGCATCGTGATGATGTCGAAAACGTGATTAAAATGATTTATGAGACGTTGTTGAACATCAAGGATGGCGATACGTTCAGCTATTTTGATTAA
- a CDS encoding hemolysin III family protein: protein MRVQTAFEEKLNAWSHGAGAVLGIIGLILLVIFLRKESPFALFSVVIYGVSIIILFLASTFYHAVKGEQRKHYFRIVDHISIYLLIAGTYTPVLLLTLPDSLGWILFYVVWGIAAFGLILKLFFTGRFETFSTLLYLIMGWLIVFDFSTLSERMPNEGLSLLFAGGAFYTVGIIFYAIEKIPFNHVIWHFFVLAGAICHFLMIYFFVIA, encoded by the coding sequence ATGCGAGTACAAACGGCTTTTGAAGAAAAATTAAATGCTTGGAGCCACGGTGCTGGTGCGGTACTAGGAATTATTGGTTTAATATTACTCGTTATATTTCTTCGGAAAGAATCCCCATTCGCTTTATTTAGTGTTGTGATTTATGGCGTTTCTATCATCATTCTTTTTTTAGCATCCACCTTTTACCACGCCGTTAAAGGAGAACAAAGAAAACACTATTTTAGAATTGTAGACCACATTAGCATATACTTGCTAATAGCTGGAACGTATACGCCCGTTCTTTTGTTGACCCTTCCCGATAGTTTAGGTTGGATTTTATTTTATGTGGTTTGGGGCATTGCTGCCTTTGGTTTGATTTTAAAGCTATTTTTTACGGGCAGATTTGAGACATTTTCTACCTTATTGTATCTAATTATGGGTTGGTTAATTGTCTTTGACTTTTCCACTTTATCAGAGCGTATGCCAAATGAGGGGCTATCTCTGCTGTTTGCAGGAGGAGCCTTCTATACCGTTGGCATTATTTTTTATGCTATAGAAAAAATACCTTTTAATCACGTGATCTGGCATTTTTTTGTTTTAGCTGGTGCCATCTGTCACTTTCTAATGATTTATTTTTTTGTGATTGCTTAA